From the genome of Ovis aries strain OAR_USU_Benz2616 breed Rambouillet chromosome 5, ARS-UI_Ramb_v3.0, whole genome shotgun sequence:
acatggcttgcaggatcttagttcttcaactagggttgaacctgggccacggCACTGAAAGAGCCCAATTCTAACCACTACtctaccagggaactccctaattGTAGTCTTAATAGTGTTTGCATGTATGATGAGTTACTGAAAtgattaaaattcaaataaatctccaaacaattttataaaaaagaaaaaaaaaaagaaacacttttattttccaCAAGGAAGAGCAATaggaaaaattaaatcatttccCACATGTTGTTTTCTTAAAACAGCCTACAAGGACATATTCAGCaccaaataaaaaagaagaaaaaaagagaattacaAACAGCCatagaatataatctataaagcAAACATTTAATATTGCACTTCGTTTTGCTAACATTTTGGATTTTACTTTTCCTAATTGAAAAATCAGGAATCTATCTTTGAATACTGGAATACACCTGTGAAGCTCATATCTTGTATCAAGAATTGACCAATATTTAGAAAAGAGTAATGCCTCTAAGtaagaaagtaaaggaataaTGGgggaaataaaactttatttgataaagtttcatatatttaaaattgtatcaCATTTTGTGACCCAGTGCCAATTATTAGAATATTGGTCATTCCTTCCTCATGTGTTATTTATAAGAGTATATGGTGATAAGTATTCCAATGCTATGCATATCAACAATTGTTCCCTAGTCAGTTAGacataagaagagagaaaagaaaagggatttTCTGacaatcccccccacccccaacaaaaataaaaccaccaaatGCCCTTTATGCCAAATATTCCATTAGCTTCTTTTGAGGGGGACATTCACAAAATGatttaacaacaataaaaaaatattcacCCCCATTTCCTTATTATCTAGTATTAGTTTGCTACGGGAGCCCAAACCCTTTAACCGAATCACTTAAAACGTGATTCATTTTTACATGGGCTTTCTTCACCCTGTCAGCATTTTTCAAACATGAATTGTCTTCCATGTTTTCTTAAAGGCCACTTATGGAAAAGCCTATTTGTTTTGTATGAAGCTTTAAGACAGTATTTAACCAGGTCAAGCACCAAGCCAGAGTTACTATTATTTTCAGCCACTTTATTAACTGTGGGATTAAATGGCAGGATAGATATAAGACCCATTTCACACATATGTTGTAACATCAGAGATGctgattttcattaaaaaaaaaaaaaacaaaaaaaaaaccagagctGAAATCCTtctaaaataaagacattcagTACACTTGGTACCTTGGAAAATGCAGTTTTAAGGGTCTTCATGAATGCTGGTATATTTATGAGCCAACTGTAATTTATCTTTCATACAAGCTGTAATTTAGTGATGTGATCATTCTTCATAACTATATATACTCAAAGTGAATGATTTCTCTCATTTAGCAAAATCTTCTTTAGGTTATGGAAAAAcatacttttgtttaaaaaaaaacaaaaatataactatttcaacaaatattctaGTATTTGTAGTTTTGACATTCTATACTTCTGTAATATACTGGGGCTTTCAAGCTGTGAAGCTTGAGGACAGGTAATGTATAAAATGAGCTCTCTCATAATCTGAACATCCATACCTGCTCATGAAAATACCCTGCACCAGCAAAAATGATTTCCAACATACGTGTTTTGGAGGTAATTAAGTAACtctgtataaaaataaatgcactttctcctcctttccaGTGACTGGAAAactttcatacttttaaaataataataaaaaataacaataatttgtAAGAGCAACAGCCCTTAACTCTTTGCTGGTGCCTGCCATACTGCCTTTCTTGACTCCATTCTCAGTTCTGCTAGCTTCTTCTTATATGTAATGATAAAAAGGGAATGCGGGTGGGTTATCACTTTTGTGTATGTCCCTTTTCCAAATTTCCCTCTCCAAAAAGCCaaccaaacaaacataaaaataactcAACAGTGCAACAAAACACAAATAGCATTCCAACAGTTTGGCAAGTGATGCGTTCACCTGAGATTAAGTGATTTTAGGCAGTCAATAACAAAATGCTGCTTTGCTGTAATAGTAGAAAGGCAACGAATTCTTAAAAGAAACCAAGAAGGTATACAATCTTGACAAAGTCTATTAGCTTCCTCCTCTTATCTCTTTTCCCACATATCTGTTGCTTATCTACCACAGTAGGCTGCAAACATACAGCAAGAAGGATTGGCTTGAAGGCATTTGATGTTTGTAAATAAATCCACAATAGGATCCAAGCTGAAGAGGTGATACATGGTCAGCCTAGTAGGACAATTCTGAGCATGTGCATACGCAGGTAAAGTCCAggctatattaaataaaaaaaaaaaatgtcagtgcatttttttttcatgttaaagtTTCTTTCAAAGCTTTCTTTTGTTCCTTGCTGTGCTCACCACAAACAAGTTTTAAAAGAGTATCAATAGTCTggcataaatggaaaaaaaaaagctgtagtgACACTGAACTGCACAATGTAAGCATTGAGCATGTGCAAATTTTCAAatcaaaagaaggaaatcatCCCTCTTTACAACGTGGTGTCTTGACACGTATGACCATAGGCTAAGAAGACTGCTCTTAGTATGTGCCAGTTTTAAAGGAGAAAAGCTTAGATCTTCAAGCATGTTGGAGCAGTCCAGAATGTTGCTGCAGGCTTCTAAAGCGTGATCACTGGTTGTTTCATGTTTGCCATTTTTCTGGGCAAAAGCTATTCCACTTCCTCTGAAAACATGTTTCCAAGATACTTCTCTGTCCTCAGCCGGGAAGGGAAGAGATATAGTTCGGAATCCACATCAACTTGATTTAACCAAGTATTCCTTCAGCGAGAGGGGCAAGATGGTCTATCATCAGCTGGCTGATCAGGGTTTGGATCAacctagaaagggaaaaaaaaacagaaacaaaaacctcAAAACCGAAGTTAACTGATAGTGGTTTAGTAAGAATGTAGCAAACAGGCTAATATTTTGAATGCTGTAATCAGAAACCCAATTACATTGAGAAATGTAATCAGAATGAACATAAAGGGCTTATATGGGGAAGAAAGAGGATTAGTACCATTTATGAAGTACTTGCTATTCAATTACTAGATTAACAATTACATTTGTAGAGGTATGCCAGGATAGTTTTATTTGACAAAAGCTAAGGGTAATATTTTATCAGATAACAGGAGCTTTATTCAGCACTTAATAGAACTTAAGACTTAAATATATAATGGCCAACATTTTCATAGCAATGATTTTCTCCTGTAAAGTTTCCATTTCATCCTGTTACAAAAAAGTCAACTGATGTTTTCCCTAGGCTTTGGGAAGAATGTAGTTGTATAAACAATGTTCTTGGTGTTTATTTGAGGTGATAGCTCAGAGCCTAAAGCCCCAGAGAGGGCCTAGGAATAAATACATTGTGTATCAAGAAATAAGAATGATGAACCCAAATGCTCCAGACATCCCATTTTGCCTCTTTCTGTAGTGACTTTCATATGCACttaacacttttctttctttttaatgactatcctttaaagaaaaaaaaatcaaaatagcttTAATATAACCGAGAACTCCCTTTATCCCCAATGTGGGTAGATGTTAAAACAATTAAATCACATCCTGAACCAATTTAGGCTTTTAAAAGGTTTACATTCTTTTAATTAGCTTTAGTTCAATTTAAAAGAAGGTAGAATTTTATGACAAATTGCTTAAACGTGGATACTTAAGACTGCCATTCTTTAAAAATGCCTGTTGTACAACTAAGACATCTCAGATCAAATCACAAACGAGGAACTTAATAACCAAGACagaaatgtcaaaataaaaatgtagtgaAAGTATTTTTCACAAGTGGGAGGATACTTTTAGCATCTAATGAAAAATTTCATGAAGTGAAATAGTGAGACAGAAAAACTATGTCCAAATAAGAATTTGCAGAGAACAGAACAGATTTTGGAACATCCtataatcaatgaatacagtggATTTCATATTAATCACATCCAAAGGAAAACTGACTCTTCCAGTCACggtattaaggggaaaaaagcaacttGTTGAAGAGTGAAACAATCCTCTTGTATCTTTCTTGGGAGTAGTATTTCACTGCAGAATAGCTGTCTAAACTATAGCAACCAAAAAGCAAAAGCTGATTCCAGTGATTTAAAAAGTTATCTGGTAATATATTGTTATCAAGGCCAATTCTAAAAGTCTCTTACAATGCATAttacatacatgcatatgtatatattctgaTGTATCCTGAAATTGCTGGATTTCTCCCCAACTCCTTTcctttgcatatatttttcttcctgCCTGAAATATTCTACATTTTGAGAAAACTTACTCTTTAAGAATCAGCTTAACAATCACCTTCTTAGGGAAGCCCCTCCTGATTCTCAAGACCCAATAAGCTGCTCCTCAAATGAACTGTGCATTCCTATCACTTTGTTATGTAATATTTTGCTTCTAAGTTTTTTTTCTCACCAGTCTGTACGCTTTTCCCAAATAAGGGCCATGTTTTATTCATGTAAGTGCTTAGTTACTTGAGACGAATAAAAATAATCTAACCATGTAGGAATGCTGTTTAAGTATGTTACTGCAAATGTTATTTTCCCCATCACTGAGAATgctgaaatatgaaaattaaaaaggatgACGAGTAAGATAAATTCTACCTATCTAATCAATGGTTGCAAACGCCAGTTCTACAGatgctttgaaatatttattccttTAACTGGCATGTTACAAGCATGAGGTTAGATCATTATCTTTATTTAGCCAATAATATAAAAGACCAGTCCAATGCTGGGTCAGTCTTTGTATTAAATATTGACAATCTTAATCTAACTTTTAATCTGTTGTTCAacattatttatttctctcttaccATGATAATAAAAACCTAACTATTTTCAGAAACTGCAATACTGCTTACTAAGAGTCAGCCCATTTTGAACTTGAGGGTGTGATGCTTACCTCTGAATAAAGGGGTGGAGGCAAGAAACGAAACTCTTGAATATATGCAAACAGTGGTCCTTGAAGTGCTCTCTCAAAGTCATCACAAGCACTCCCTGGTGCAAGATTGTTCCGTCTTTGTTCCTCTGTTACCACTTCTGCATAGCTGGGTGGTGCTGAAGGAAAAAGATACACGCAATTCGAACAGCATGTTCTTATGCATGTCAAAATACACAgaatagaagatattaaaaaggaatgtcaaagtaaaataataataatctctcTTGTAATTAAAACTAGGGagatataacattttaaatctaACACTAGGGGCACACCCCACTCTTCAATACAGACAAATTTTATCTAATCGTAAAGTATCAgaagcaaaattattttcttgcaaATACCAGATTAAGCTTAGATATGCATTATCAAATTATTACCTTCAGGTCTTTCAGGTAGGGATAAACCAAGCCAGTTCATATTCATGCTACACTGACTGCTTACACTTGAGGTTCTGCTTCCAAACGGATGTAGAGGAATGGTACCAATGACAAGTggcaaattaagaaataaatccaTAGCTCCAGGAATATCCACATATACCtagacaataaaaagaaatggtagGTTTAGAATTCCAAgcactatttcttttttaagaacaaataacccaatctattgtcatacttcattttttaatgatataCTTGAAACGTTTCTCCATTATGTACACTATTGTATGGTACACTGACCTCAGATAAAATGAGTAATTATAGTCCAAGTTATATAAAGAATTAcatgtaactatatatatatcatatatggaATAAAAAAACCATATTCTAGATATAAGACAAAATGATACCCTTATGACATTAAAACTTCAGAAAACATCCACTCCAAACCCTTAAATCTGTACGTACCATTAGTGAATATTCCACACGGATTATACTACAGTCGAGGATGGAGGGAGAGACTGGTGGAATTTTCAGCAACTTGCCATTCCACGTCTCTGTCTTTCCAGATGATAAGGATTCCCCACGCAAGTTAGCCACAAGCTGTTTGACttccttcatttttcctttggcATAGAAGGCCTGTGTTTGGTAAATGGCTGCCTTTGGCACCACCATTCGGGAAGAGCAGTTCTCAATCTCAGCAAATATCTGAATTGATTCacctacaggggaaaaaaaaaaaaaatatatatatatatatatatctactgtTAAAAAACCACCAACCAACCCCAAAACAAATGTAGATTCTTGGACTAAAGTTTGAAATTTCAATGAACTATATGGATTAAGAAGCCACCCTAAGAACAGCAAGTAACTTCTAAAAATCAACTACACATTGACAgtagttattaaaaaaaacaagactaCACTccaatttacaaaagaaaactgGATAAGCACTATTTATGACAGCTTAGCAAAGAATACTGTATCATCTTTGCATTTAGcaggaaaaaatgtaaattcaCGCACAAAAGTTAAATGAAGAAAGATCAGTCTTGGTGGGAGTCCACCTCAAACGTACCTGGCGTATAGCCCTTCCTTTCGATCTTGGCACTTAAGGATATGGGGCCTGAGGTACAGAACCAGCAACAGAGAGTCTTTTCTTTTGTGCCTGCTTGGGGTGACTGTAAGATataaatttagagaaaaagatCAAGATATGAATTGAGAcaggaataaaatttttaaaatacaatcctCAATTCCTgaataatttaacattaaaagcaGTGTTACTTTTCTGTAGCAAATATACTTTTCCACCAACCGACAGCTTTTGATTTATACTGGTATTATATAAGTTTCcattcaattaaagaaaaaagggcTTAACATATTTCATAAACATAGTTTTAGCACACACTACATACACAGTAAttaaaaaccaatttaaaaagaaaacacaggaaaaaaacaaaaaaaccctttcCACATTCTATTTaaactgccttaaaaaaaaaaaaggcagtttgGAAAGCAACTTGGTTATAATCTCAAATGATAACATCTTTCTTTGAGAAATGTAAAActcagaatgtaaaaaaaaataaaattcatttttaagattgaTTCTTCTTTGTCTAAAGATGTTATTATTTGTTTAAACCAAGTAAAGTTTTTGAATTCAAATTTGAAACTTGTGAAAAAGTGCaattaaaaaagattttctttaagacagaattaaagtttttTCATAAACATAATAATCTCCCCATGATTTGACAACTATCCCTATACTGGAGTAATGCAATGCAGTACAAATTTTAcattataatattttcaaattaagtgATATTGTTATAGTAATAATTGATATTACTGTTCCTTGGAAcagatttatttttgttactgttgttatcTTCTGAGTTAAGAGATATTTCATACCAATATTggtcttattttaaatatttacttaaagtTATTACAACATCAGAAAATATGAGCATATTCTGCATTAATTGGTATTGCTCTTCACTGTagtttggaaaatatttacataatttaaaaataaagttactatTTATAAATTGTAAAGAATATATAGAGTAGGTGATTATTCTTTAGTATGCATGTGCCAAAAACAGAGAATGAAGAATTCAGTCAATTCTTACCAGTAATGAAGGAGTGTTGATATCTATATGCTCAAAGACTGTAAATTCCTTCTTTAATTTTACTGGTAGAAGCCAAGGCCTGTGCAATTCGGCTTTCACCCAATAGCGCACACTGCCATGTCGGCCTTCGAATGAGGTAGCAAGTGGTCTGTGCAGAATATAAAGATCATATATTAATCTTACACCTCTGTTTAATTAATTATACAGTAGGTCAGCATAGAAGTGTTAATATATTATATGTTTATACACCAATGAGGTATCGAAGGTGTAATTTATATTTCCAAAGGGAGAAatcatgggggggggggggaaccttccaaataataaaatagataattgtCAAATAGTGCAGAAATTTGGTTAAAAAAAGCCAGACGAATACAATTGCTTTAAACTAAGAAGAGGCTACTTTTAATGCTGGTGGCAAAATTATCAAAGTCTGGAAATGAACAGTTTTTGAAAAGGTCAAgactttagtttaaaaataaaattaagaatggtTTAACTATTTCTCTTGAGAAATTCTAGACTCTGGTTAAACATTCAGACCAAACTCCCTATGGTGCTCCATTTTTCATTAGCTAAAAATTACTATTTCCTATTATAGCAACTAATTAAGATCCAGAAAAGGTCTGGAATAGTCATTATGGCTTCAAAAGCTTTTTACATTTCATTAAGTCCACTAATCTCTtaaaaaatgctttccatttCCTAATTTTGGCCATGTTTTCTAACTACATTATAGACTTAAAAAGAAGGAGAATTTCTTCTGTTGACCTGTTATCAAAAGAATCAGAATTCTTCTCAACtctgattttattatttgtggaagattttattttagtgtatttagtctccttttcataatttcatcagaaaaatgcaCAAGGTTCATTTATTTACAAGGTAGAGTGCTAGTTTTTTTGAGGAGTAGCGgtgtttactttttgttttacattttagaCTTCTGCTTAatttgtatagcacagagaaataaaatgcagGATCTATTCAAGACTTCTacagtttattttaaatgactgtggcttattgaaagaattaaaatatatatttatattaaattaccTTCATCCTTTGAAAATATTCAGGCCCAACTGTATTAGCCCTATTGTATTTacaaacttaaaatatttctcttagaAAGTAATTAGggtattatattaaaaatgttcttAAGCAATATGATACTCTGAAAAATACTCCTTATGAACTCTATCCATATATAATAAGTACTAGAATTAAAGAACACAGAATTATGTACATTTGGCACTTGACAAAATCTTCTGTAATGCAAGTTTATCTTTCAGAACAAACATTACAAGTACCACTTTGCATGCTTTAATATCTGTTaaggcattattttaaaaactgctttttgTATAATTTCCTCTAATACATAATTATTACATTATGAatattttactttccttcttcctttcataCTATATTCCAGGCCTTACATTAAGATATCtgattgacatttccttttaaGTCTAGGTCGCAATATCTCTTGTGTGACATTCTCAATAGCTCCTTGCACAGAAGCTAATGAATTCATATCATAAACACACAGTACTTCTAAAATTAGgatattcctaattatttttacCTTCTTAGTGTTGGTTAAGCATCAGTAGAAAGGACAGAACACTTAACTTTTATAAACTACTAAATGACAGACTTGATATGATCTTTTTTCCAGCTAATGCTGATGGTGAACTATTAGGTGCTTACCATTTGACTAGCACCTTCCAATTCATTCACTTTAAAT
Proteins encoded in this window:
- the ARRDC3 gene encoding arrestin domain-containing protein 3 isoform X4, with the protein product MVVPKAAIYQTQAFYAKGKMKEVKQLVANLRGESLSSGKTETWNGKLLKIPPVSPSILDCSIIRVEYSLMVYVDIPGAMDLFLNLPLVIGTIPLHPFGSRTSSVSSQCSMNMNWLGLSLPERPEAPPSYAEVVTEEQRRNNLAPGSACDDFERALQGPLFAYIQEFRFLPPPLYSEVDPNPDQPADDRPSCPSR
- the ARRDC3 gene encoding arrestin domain-containing protein 3 isoform X3 translates to MNQLKTGVLFYPEVMKLELEFRSLTLQNDDNSEEGFNTVHSGRHEYAFSFELPQTPLATSFEGRHGSVRYWVKAELHRPWLLPVKLKKEFTVFEHIDINTPSLLSPQAGTKEKTLCCWFCTSGPISLSAKIERKGYTPGESIQIFAEIENCSSRMVVPKAAIYQTQAFYAKGKMKEVKQLVANLRGESLSSGKTETWNGKLLKIPPVSPSILDCSIIRVEYSLMVYVDIPGAMDLFLNLPLVIGTIPLHPFGSRTSSVSSQCSMNMNWLGLSLPERPEAPPSYAEVVTEEQRRNNLAPGSACDDFERALQGPLFAYIQEFRFLPPPLYSEVDPNPDQPADDRPSCPSR
- the ARRDC3 gene encoding arrestin domain-containing protein 3 isoform X2; this encodes MVLGKVKSLTISFDCLNDSNVPVYSSGDTVSGRVNLEVTGEIRVKSLKIHARGHAKVRWTESRNAGSNTAYTQNYTEEVEYFNHKDILIGHERDDDNSEEGFNTVHSGRHEYAFSFELPQTPLATSFEGRHGSVRYWVKAELHRPWLLPVKLKKEFTVFEHIDINTPSLLSPQAGTKEKTLCCWFCTSGPISLSAKIERKGYTPGESIQIFAEIENCSSRMVVPKAAIYQTQAFYAKGKMKEVKQLVANLRGESLSSGKTETWNGKLLKIPPVSPSILDCSIIRVEYSLMVYVDIPGAMDLFLNLPLVIGTIPLHPFGSRTSSVSSQCSMNMNWLGLSLPERPEEHAVRIACIFFLQHHPAMQKW
- the ARRDC3 gene encoding arrestin domain-containing protein 3 isoform X1; translated protein: MVLGKVKSLTISFDCLNDSNVPVYSSGDTVSGRVNLEVTGEIRVKSLKIHARGHAKVRWTESRNAGSNTAYTQNYTEEVEYFNHKDILIGHERDDDNSEEGFNTVHSGRHEYAFSFELPQTPLATSFEGRHGSVRYWVKAELHRPWLLPVKLKKEFTVFEHIDINTPSLLSPQAGTKEKTLCCWFCTSGPISLSAKIERKGYTPGESIQIFAEIENCSSRMVVPKAAIYQTQAFYAKGKMKEVKQLVANLRGESLSSGKTETWNGKLLKIPPVSPSILDCSIIRVEYSLMVYVDIPGAMDLFLNLPLVIGTIPLHPFGSRTSSVSSQCSMNMNWLGLSLPERPEAPPSYAEVVTEEQRRNNLAPGSACDDFERALQGPLFAYIQEFRFLPPPLYSEVDPNPDQPADDRPSCPSR